The DNA sequence TCGACATTTATATCTTGCGGGAGATTTGTTGTAACTAACTGCGAGAGAGGCACATCTTCGAGAAGCGAAAGGCTGAGAATTTGCATAATTTCGCCGAGACTGCGCTCGATATTGAGAATCTTTCTGATAATGGAAACAAGGACATACACACTGATAGCAATCCATATCTGCGTGTGTACAGCGTTCTCCGACGTGCCGAAGAAAGTTTTGATATGAAGATATTGTTTGATCAATTTGAAGAAGGTTTCCACCTTCCAGCGACATTTGTAAAGTTGCGGGATTGTCAGAGCGGGGAGCGTAAAGTTGTTGGAGAGGAAGACAAACTTGATACCGGTCTCGGCATCGAAATAGCTCACACGGCGAAGTGGGACCGGATACTTTTGGGAGGTTCTGGGCCCTGTGAGAATGATGGTCTGATCGCTTCTGAGTCCTGTGGCTCGGTCGATCGGGCGAGAGGTGCATCGGCGGAAGTGGATATTGCTCTTGGCGCGAGTGATGAAGAATGCGAGCTGCTGAGTGAACACGTACAAACGAGCAAAATCGATGTAGGCTCGATCTATGAGATAGAAAGAG is a window from the Candidatus Auribacterota bacterium genome containing:
- a CDS encoding IS4 family transposase; this translates as MHTGRVVFSQLMDFFPKYEFQKLVHRYRGNYKVRTFSCLDQFLSMAFAQLTSRESLRDLEMCLRAMRTKLYHAGIRGKISRSTLADANDHRNWRIYADLAQILIREARRLYAGEDFGVVLKEPAYVFDSTTISLCLALFPWAHFRKRKGAIKLHTQMDLRGNIPCFMRITPGMLHDVTVLDDLILEPGSFYLIDRAYIDFARLYVFTQQLAFFITRAKSNIHFRRCTSRPIDRATGLRSDQTIILTGPRTSQKYPVPLRRVSYFDAETGIKFVFLSNNFTLPALTIPQLYKCRWKVETFFKLIKQYLHIKTFFGTSENAVHTQIWIAISVYVLVSIIRKILNIERSLGEIMQILSLSLLEDVPLSQLVTTNLPQDINV